A region from the Panicum hallii strain FIL2 chromosome 1, PHallii_v3.1, whole genome shotgun sequence genome encodes:
- the LOC112897225 gene encoding LOW QUALITY PROTEIN: FBD-associated F-box protein At5g18780-like (The sequence of the model RefSeq protein was modified relative to this genomic sequence to represent the inferred CDS: deleted 1 base in 1 codon), translating to MADKNARTCGTNRPLPATGIAVPLYYPVSCAEPRSSTNSRKERAHEAPAAAPGRGGDRIGALPDGVLEDILGFLPAQDAVRTCVLARRWRDLWKFAKALRIVGGDGKFLGSVKELREFVDYLLLSRGGTPLDTFELNLLGFSDEELPSLNSWFRHAVKCKARVLRLRLHNDF from the exons ATGGCGGATAAGAATGCAAGAACTTGCGGTACAAACCGACCGCTCCCCGCCACGGGGATTGCAGTGCCCCTCTACTATCCAGTCTCGTGCGCGGAGCCGCGGAGCTCAACGAACTCCAGGAAAGAAAGAGCACATGAagccccggccgccgctccgGGGAGGGGCGGCGACCGCATCGGCGCCCTTCCGGACGGCGTCCTCGAGGACATCCTCGGCTTCCTGCCGGCTCAGGATGCCGTCCGGACCTGCGTGCTGGCCCGGCGCTGGCGCGACCTCTGGAAGTTCGCCAAGGCCCTCCGCATCGTCGGCGGAGACGGCAAGTTCCTGGGGTCCGTGAAGGAGCTCCGGGAGTTCGTGGACTACCTGCTTCTCTCCCGA GGAGGCACACCTCTCGACACGTTCGAGCTCAATTTATTGGGGTTCAGCGATGAAGAATTGCCCAGCTTGAACAGCTGGTTCCGTCATGCTGTGAAGTGCAAAGCCCGGGTTCTCAGGCTCCGTTTGCACAATGACTTTTGA
- the LOC112900519 gene encoding uncharacterized protein LOC112900519 isoform X2 encodes MQTIGIVIASLCDKHDNSANGHDSCVLLKGLSEAKKLTLFSYPVMYIFKRDLRCCPTFSKLKTLLLNKYWSEPDSLHALACILEHSPVLEKLTLQLFLEVPKYVEEMKGSPDPEELSAAISEFLQIIEVKCEVVDEVVLNVLKFLRKLGIIFDQHGVLSEDGSGTT; translated from the exons ATGCAAACTATTGGGATCGTGATTGCAAGTCTTTGTGACAAACATGATAACAGTGCCAATGGCCATGACAGTTGCGTGCTTCTAAAAGGTTTATCAGAAGCTAAGAAATTGACATTGTTTTCTTATCCTGTAATG TATATTTTCAAAAGGGACTTGAGATGCTGCCCAACGTTTAGCAAGTTGAAGA ctttgTTACTCAACAAATACTGGTCTGAGCCTGATAGTTTACATGCACTTGCATGTATTCTTGAACATTCTCCAGTTCTGGAGAAGCTCACTCTTCAGCTATTTTTGGAG GTGCCTAAATATGTAGAGGAAATGAAAGGAAGCCCTGATCCGGAAGAGTTATCAGCTGCTATATCAGAATTCCTTCAGATAATTGAAGTCAAATGTGAAGTGGTTGATGAGGTGGTTCTCAATGTTTTGAAGTTTCTGCGTAAACTTGGCATAA TTTTTGATCAACATGGAGTTTTGTCTGAAGATGGATCTGGTACCACTTAG
- the LOC112900519 gene encoding uncharacterized protein LOC112900519 isoform X3, which translates to MQTIGIVIASLCDKHDNSANGHDSCVLLKGLSEAKKLTLFSYPVMYIFKRDLRCCPTFSKLKTLLLNKYWSEPDSLHALACILEHSPVLEKLTLQLFLEVPKYVEEMKGSPDPEELSAAISEFLQIIEVKCEVVDEFSFTWRKESKQ; encoded by the exons ATGCAAACTATTGGGATCGTGATTGCAAGTCTTTGTGACAAACATGATAACAGTGCCAATGGCCATGACAGTTGCGTGCTTCTAAAAGGTTTATCAGAAGCTAAGAAATTGACATTGTTTTCTTATCCTGTAATG TATATTTTCAAAAGGGACTTGAGATGCTGCCCAACGTTTAGCAAGTTGAAGA ctttgTTACTCAACAAATACTGGTCTGAGCCTGATAGTTTACATGCACTTGCATGTATTCTTGAACATTCTCCAGTTCTGGAGAAGCTCACTCTTCAGCTATTTTTGGAG GTGCCTAAATATGTAGAGGAAATGAAAGGAAGCCCTGATCCGGAAGAGTTATCAGCTGCTATATCAGAATTCCTTCAGATAATTGAAGTCAAATGTGAAGTGGTTGATGAG TTTTCTTTCACATGGCGGAAAGAAAGCAAGCAATGA
- the LOC112900519 gene encoding uncharacterized protein LOC112900519 isoform X1, whose product MQTIGIVIASLCDKHDNSANGHDSCVLLKGLSEAKKLTLFSYPVMYIFKRDLRCCPTFSKLKTLLLNKYWSEPDSLHALACILEHSPVLEKLTLQLFLEVPKYVEEMKGSPDPEELSAAISEFLQIIEVKCEVVDEVVLNVLKFLRKLGISKSLLTYSIFLQFSFTWRKESKQ is encoded by the exons ATGCAAACTATTGGGATCGTGATTGCAAGTCTTTGTGACAAACATGATAACAGTGCCAATGGCCATGACAGTTGCGTGCTTCTAAAAGGTTTATCAGAAGCTAAGAAATTGACATTGTTTTCTTATCCTGTAATG TATATTTTCAAAAGGGACTTGAGATGCTGCCCAACGTTTAGCAAGTTGAAGA ctttgTTACTCAACAAATACTGGTCTGAGCCTGATAGTTTACATGCACTTGCATGTATTCTTGAACATTCTCCAGTTCTGGAGAAGCTCACTCTTCAGCTATTTTTGGAG GTGCCTAAATATGTAGAGGAAATGAAAGGAAGCCCTGATCCGGAAGAGTTATCAGCTGCTATATCAGAATTCCTTCAGATAATTGAAGTCAAATGTGAAGTGGTTGATGAGGTGGTTCTCAATGTTTTGAAGTTTCTGCGTAAACTTGGCATAAGTAAGTCACTGCTCACATATTCTATATTTCTGCAGTTTTCTTTCACATGGCGGAAAGAAAGCAAGCAATGA